Proteins encoded by one window of Pseudonocardia sp. HH130629-09:
- a CDS encoding precorrin-8X methylmutase, translating to MSGYDYITDGNEIYRRSFATIRAETDLSGLPPGVDDIAVRMIHACGQVDLVDDIAASDGVVAAARSALRAGAPILCDAMMVASGVTAARLPADNEVLCLLRDARVPDHARRIGNTRSAAALELLADRFEGAVVAIGNAPTALFHVLDLIDRGDAPRPAAIIGIPVGFIGAAESKVALSERTDLEHLVVHGRRGGSAITAAALNALAHEQEIIA from the coding sequence CTGAGCGGGTACGACTACATCACCGACGGCAACGAGATCTACCGCCGCTCGTTCGCGACGATCCGCGCGGAGACCGATCTCTCCGGGCTCCCGCCCGGTGTCGACGACATCGCCGTCCGCATGATCCACGCCTGCGGTCAGGTCGACCTCGTCGACGACATCGCCGCCTCCGACGGCGTCGTCGCGGCCGCCCGCTCCGCGCTGCGGGCCGGTGCCCCGATCCTGTGCGACGCGATGATGGTCGCCTCCGGGGTGACCGCCGCCCGGCTCCCCGCGGACAACGAGGTGCTCTGCCTGCTGCGCGACGCCCGGGTCCCCGACCACGCGCGCCGGATCGGCAACACCCGGTCCGCGGCCGCCCTGGAGCTGCTCGCCGACCGCTTCGAGGGCGCGGTGGTCGCGATCGGGAACGCCCCGACCGCGCTGTTCCACGTACTGGACCTCATCGACCGGGGCGACGCACCCCGCCCGGCCGCGATCATCGGCATCCCGGTGGGGTTCATCGGTGCCGCCGAGTCCAAGGTGGCCCTGTCCGAGCGGACCGACCTGGAGCACCTCGTCGTCCACGGCCGTCGTGGCGGGTCGGCGATCACCGCGGCGGCGCTGAACGCGCTGGCCCACGAACAGGAGATCATCGCGTGA
- a CDS encoding precorrin-2 C(20)-methyltransferase: MTGTLYGVGLGPGDPELTTIKAARLVRDADVIAYHSARHGRSIARRIAEPHLSGTAIEEALVYPVTTEATDHPGGYQGAIDAFYAEAAARLAAHLDAGRDVVLLAEGDPLFYGSYMHMHKRLAGRYPTEVVPGVTSISGAAAAIGQPLVERNEVLTVLPGTLPREELARRLAGTDSAAVMKLGRTFTAVRGAMADAGVLDRARYVERATMEGQRTGALSDVDPSDVPYFAITLVPGEVAASVPEEAVASVAEPGGAAAEERSVRGPGEVVVVGTGPAGRDWLTPQVARALSEVDDLVGYRPYLDRVPPNPRQARHASDNKVESERAAHALDLAASGRRVAVVSAGDPGVFAMATAVLEVAAEPKYHDVPVRVLPGMSAAQAVAAAVGAPLGHDHAMISLSDRLKPWDVVADRLRAVAAADLAIAIYNPRSKARPWQVGAARDVLLEHRAPDTPVVLGRDVGGAGQRVVVTTLGELDPEQVDMRTLVVVGSSTTRAVERGGTTVVFTPRHYGPGGTTTD; this comes from the coding sequence GTGACGGGCACCCTCTACGGCGTCGGCCTCGGTCCGGGCGACCCCGAGCTGACGACCATCAAGGCCGCCCGGCTCGTCCGCGACGCCGACGTCATCGCCTACCACTCCGCGCGGCACGGCCGCTCCATCGCGCGCCGGATCGCCGAGCCGCACCTGTCGGGCACCGCGATCGAGGAGGCCCTGGTCTACCCGGTCACCACCGAGGCCACCGACCACCCCGGCGGCTACCAGGGCGCGATCGACGCGTTCTACGCCGAGGCCGCCGCCCGGCTCGCCGCGCACCTCGACGCGGGCCGCGACGTCGTGCTGCTCGCCGAGGGCGACCCGCTGTTCTACGGCTCCTACATGCACATGCACAAGCGCCTGGCGGGGCGCTATCCCACCGAGGTCGTGCCGGGCGTCACCTCGATCAGCGGTGCGGCCGCGGCGATCGGGCAGCCGCTGGTGGAGCGCAACGAGGTGCTCACCGTGCTCCCGGGCACGCTGCCCCGTGAGGAGCTGGCCCGGCGGCTCGCGGGGACCGACTCGGCGGCGGTGATGAAGCTCGGGCGCACCTTCACCGCGGTCCGCGGGGCGATGGCCGACGCCGGCGTGCTCGACCGGGCCCGCTACGTCGAGCGGGCGACGATGGAGGGGCAGCGGACCGGGGCGCTGTCCGACGTGGATCCCTCCGACGTGCCCTACTTCGCGATCACCCTGGTGCCCGGCGAGGTCGCCGCATCGGTGCCCGAGGAGGCCGTCGCATCCGTCGCGGAGCCCGGGGGCGCGGCGGCCGAGGAGCGGTCGGTGCGCGGGCCGGGCGAGGTCGTCGTCGTCGGGACCGGGCCCGCCGGGCGGGACTGGCTGACCCCGCAGGTCGCCCGCGCGCTGTCCGAGGTGGACGACCTCGTCGGCTACCGCCCCTACCTGGACCGGGTGCCGCCGAACCCGCGTCAGGCCCGGCACGCCTCGGACAACAAGGTCGAGTCCGAGCGGGCCGCGCACGCGCTGGACCTCGCCGCCTCGGGAAGGCGGGTCGCCGTCGTCTCCGCCGGGGACCCTGGGGTGTTCGCGATGGCGACCGCGGTGCTGGAGGTGGCCGCGGAGCCGAAGTACCACGACGTCCCGGTCCGGGTGCTGCCCGGCATGTCCGCGGCGCAGGCCGTGGCGGCTGCCGTCGGCGCCCCGCTGGGGCACGACCACGCCATGATCTCACTGTCGGACCGGCTCAAGCCGTGGGACGTCGTCGCGGACCGGCTGCGGGCCGTGGCCGCGGCCGACCTGGCGATCGCGATCTACAACCCGCGCTCGAAGGCCCGGCCGTGGCAGGTCGGCGCGGCCCGCGACGTGCTGCTGGAGCACCGCGCCCCGGACACGCCGGTGGTGCTGGGCCGCGACGTCGGCGGCGCCGGGCAGCGGGTCGTCGTCACCACGCTGGGCGAGCTGGACCCGGAGCAGGTGGACATGCGGACCCTGGTGGTCGTCGGCTCGTCGACGACCCGGGCGGTCGAGCGCGGCGGCACGACCGTCGTGTTCACCCCCCGGCACTACGGCCCCGGCGGCACGACGACCGACTGA
- a CDS encoding GNAT family N-acetyltransferase translates to MQLRVWRFGPDDWEQARVARLASVRDGFGEDSDFYREQAALEPAAWRVVLTEHVRFAAFDGDRPVGTACWRAGDDGDGLLYGMWVHTDLRGTGVADALVDAVTAVARENGSRTLSLKVEPDNARAIAFYLRTGFVADGVPGPGLTVMSRPV, encoded by the coding sequence GTGCAACTGCGGGTGTGGCGATTCGGGCCCGACGACTGGGAGCAGGCCCGCGTGGCCCGCCTCGCGTCGGTGCGGGACGGGTTCGGTGAGGACAGCGACTTCTACCGCGAGCAGGCCGCCCTCGAACCGGCCGCCTGGCGGGTGGTCCTGACCGAGCACGTCCGCTTCGCCGCCTTCGACGGCGACCGCCCGGTCGGCACCGCGTGCTGGCGGGCCGGTGACGACGGCGACGGCCTGCTGTACGGCATGTGGGTGCACACCGACCTGCGCGGCACCGGGGTGGCCGACGCGCTGGTCGACGCGGTCACCGCCGTCGCTCGCGAGAACGGGTCGCGCACGCTGTCGCTGAAGGTGGAGCCGGACAACGCCCGCGCGATCGCGTTCTACCTCCGGACCGGGTTCGTCGCCGACGGCGTGCCCGGTCCGGGGCTGACCGTCATGAGCCGCCCGGTCTGA
- a CDS encoding IS1380 family transposase, with the protein MRLGAPDAALTRFSGLAAVTELIDRLGIIDKLDAAVGPIKDRDRGCSAGQMLVGMSAAQLCGEDFLVGLDRHRADTAGQALTPVPGLASTTAAGLARKFIEGQWAAVETGLGDVHTTALDLLAQVDPDRAEQLTADVTIDLDTTDVEVYGRLKQGVAFNHQGQRVARPHVATWADTAVVLAADLGSGRDDPRATSAELFYRALAALPAQARAGRVRVRADAGYFAGQLARAALFVGVEFAIGARRIAPLWRILDGVAADGWTDAIDMTGAQVAVADYCPNWWPAATQLLIRRVRLDLDHGQVSGDPRARRRRTLHPAQRALPLDDLATVAKVDGVFAYSFIVTNLDVSTPAAAAQAEYWYRHRTKVENLFRDTKHGAALRHLPSGHLAVNRAWMWGALLAATTSGWLHHLTARTRDGRLVGHGVRGGQAMIATLRRRLITIPARLVRHARGLTLRLPPGEHLLAEVLARVRALPAPS; encoded by the coding sequence GTGCGTCTCGGCGCGCCGGACGCGGCGCTGACCAGGTTCTCCGGGCTGGCCGCGGTGACCGAACTGATCGACCGGCTCGGGATCATCGACAAGCTCGACGCCGCGGTCGGGCCCATCAAGGACCGCGACCGCGGGTGCAGCGCCGGGCAGATGCTGGTCGGCATGTCGGCGGCGCAGCTGTGCGGGGAGGACTTCCTGGTCGGGCTGGACCGGCACCGCGCCGACACCGCCGGGCAGGCACTCACGCCGGTGCCGGGGTTGGCGTCCACGACCGCCGCCGGGCTCGCGCGCAAGTTCATCGAGGGGCAGTGGGCGGCGGTGGAGACCGGGCTCGGTGACGTGCACACCACCGCGCTGGACCTGCTCGCCCAGGTCGACCCGGACCGGGCCGAGCAGCTGACGGCGGACGTGACGATCGATCTGGACACCACCGATGTCGAGGTTTACGGCCGGCTCAAGCAGGGCGTGGCGTTCAACCACCAAGGCCAGCGGGTCGCCCGCCCGCACGTCGCGACCTGGGCCGACACCGCGGTGGTGCTGGCCGCTGACCTCGGTTCGGGCCGGGATGACCCCCGCGCCACCAGCGCCGAGCTGTTCTACCGGGCGCTGGCCGCGCTCCCCGCGCAGGCGCGGGCGGGGCGAGTCCGCGTGCGTGCGGACGCGGGCTACTTCGCCGGGCAGCTCGCCCGCGCAGCCCTGTTCGTCGGCGTGGAGTTCGCCATCGGCGCCCGACGCATCGCGCCGCTGTGGCGCATCCTCGACGGCGTCGCGGCCGACGGGTGGACCGACGCGATCGACATGACCGGCGCGCAGGTCGCGGTGGCCGACTATTGCCCGAACTGGTGGCCCGCAGCGACCCAGCTGCTGATCCGTCGGGTCCGGCTCGACCTGGACCACGGCCAGGTCTCCGGTGACCCGCGAGCGCGGCGCCGACGCACCCTGCACCCCGCCCAGCGGGCGCTCCCGCTCGACGACCTCGCTACGGTGGCCAAGGTCGACGGGGTGTTCGCCTACTCGTTCATCGTGACCAACCTCGACGTCTCCACACCTGCCGCAGCCGCGCAGGCCGAGTACTGGTACCGCCACCGCACGAAGGTGGAGAACCTGTTCCGCGACACCAAGCACGGCGCCGCGCTGCGCCACCTCCCCTCCGGACACCTCGCGGTGAACCGAGCCTGGATGTGGGGCGCACTCCTGGCCGCCACCACCAGCGGGTGGCTGCACCACCTCACCGCCCGCACCCGCGACGGGCGCCTGGTCGGGCACGGCGTCCGCGGCGGCCAGGCCATGATCGCCACCCTGCGCCGGCGGCTGATCACCATCCCCGCCCGCCTCGTGCGCCACGCCCGCGGCCTCACCCTGCGCCTACCACCCGGCGAGCACCTACTCGCCGAGGTCCTCGCCCGCGTCCGCGCCCTGCCCGCTCCGTCCTGA
- a CDS encoding HAD-IA family hydrolase, producing MTSADRRLAEARLGAAGVVAPVLVARDDVRHGKPDPEGYRAAAAELGLDPATCLVVEDARAGLDAGRAAGAATAALRGLDGDLRPSGLPELTALLGLADAVRPESASSAGVRTGEMAIGAR from the coding sequence GTGACCAGCGCCGACCGGCGGCTCGCCGAGGCCCGCCTGGGCGCCGCCGGGGTCGTCGCACCGGTGCTCGTCGCCCGGGACGACGTGCGGCACGGCAAGCCGGACCCGGAGGGCTACCGTGCCGCGGCGGCCGAGCTCGGGTTGGATCCGGCCACCTGCCTCGTCGTCGAGGACGCACGGGCCGGGCTCGACGCGGGCCGGGCCGCCGGCGCGGCGACCGCGGCGCTGCGGGGACTCGACGGGGACCTGCGACCCTCCGGGCTGCCCGAGCTCACGGCCCTGCTGGGGCTCGCGGACGCGGTCAGACCCGAATCCGCGAGTAGCGCTGGTGTCCGGACTGGGGAGATGGCGATAGGTGCCCGCTGA
- a CDS encoding alcohol dehydrogenase catalytic domain-containing protein yields MRAVRITAFGAPPEVVDLPDPTPPAGGVVVRVEATGLCASDRFAWAGHDGDVMLPHVPGHELVGRVVATGTGVTRFRAGDRVTAPFVCGCGVCPDCRAGRAQVCPHQQQPGFTHDGSFAELVALHHADHNLVPVPDDADAAGAALLGCRIATAHRALVGRGGLVAGERVLVLGAGGVGLAAVLIAAALGAESVVADPSPAARARAVELGAVAAVDTNHGPDAVREAVGDGGARLAVEAAGRADALDLGVRSLRRQGTLVQVGLLAREPVVPVPLMIAHELTVTGSHGMAAADYPELMALVAEGRLDPGRLVTRRTGLEALAGALAAAPEPGGILVGLP; encoded by the coding sequence ATGCGAGCAGTACGGATCACCGCGTTCGGTGCGCCACCCGAGGTCGTCGACCTGCCGGACCCCACGCCGCCCGCGGGCGGGGTGGTCGTGCGGGTGGAGGCGACCGGGTTGTGTGCCAGCGACCGCTTCGCCTGGGCCGGGCACGACGGCGACGTGATGCTCCCCCACGTCCCCGGCCACGAGCTGGTCGGGCGCGTGGTCGCGACCGGCACCGGGGTCACCCGGTTCCGGGCCGGTGACCGGGTCACGGCGCCGTTCGTCTGCGGCTGCGGTGTGTGCCCGGACTGCCGGGCGGGCCGCGCACAGGTCTGCCCGCACCAGCAGCAGCCCGGCTTCACCCACGACGGCTCCTTCGCCGAGCTCGTCGCGCTGCACCATGCCGACCACAACCTGGTGCCGGTCCCCGACGACGCCGATGCCGCCGGGGCCGCGCTGCTCGGCTGCCGGATCGCCACCGCGCACCGGGCGCTGGTCGGGCGCGGCGGGCTGGTCGCCGGGGAGCGGGTCCTCGTGCTCGGCGCGGGCGGGGTCGGCCTGGCCGCGGTGCTGATCGCGGCGGCGCTGGGCGCCGAGTCGGTCGTCGCGGACCCCTCGCCCGCGGCCCGGGCCCGGGCGGTCGAGCTGGGCGCGGTGGCGGCGGTGGACACCAACCACGGCCCGGACGCGGTCCGCGAGGCCGTCGGCGACGGCGGCGCCCGCCTCGCGGTGGAGGCCGCGGGCCGGGCGGACGCCCTGGACCTCGGCGTCCGGTCGCTGCGCAGGCAGGGGACGCTGGTGCAGGTCGGCCTGCTCGCCCGGGAGCCGGTGGTGCCGGTGCCGCTGATGATCGCGCACGAGCTGACGGTCACTGGGAGCCACGGCATGGCCGCCGCGGACTACCCGGAGTTGATGGCACTCGTCGCCGAGGGCCGTCTCGACCCGGGCCGGCTGGTCACCCGGCGGACCGGGCTGGAGGCGCTCGCCGGGGCGCTGGCCGCGGCCCCGGAGCCGGGCGGGATCCTCGTCGGCCTGCCCTGA